A single genomic interval of Gossypium raimondii isolate GPD5lz chromosome 11, ASM2569854v1, whole genome shotgun sequence harbors:
- the LOC105803038 gene encoding cysteine-tryptophan domain-containing zinc finger protein 3 — MEEAELEEGEACSYSNNYDDYDAENDLSSLSYIDEKIQHVLGHFQKDFEGGVSAENLGAKFGGYGSFLPTYTRSPSWPHPKSPPKVQSSDAPRSLNNMSLEDGRHNSAYRVSGSESLRPGPPLSNFVTLPALKASSVNDSIQQEVSLTSTHDDELASKCDFASNKAANLPDLKTLKVRIKVGSDNLTQKSAAIYSGLGLDISPSSSLEESPSESEGMYRQIQDQIIFESPTGILQSMTSFPVPGDTLLSPLPDHLLNLIVKKKIPEENKSDAGKDDGTFFVDNKAKSVEKKDFPVERKSSSSRETRIKNGLMLKKEVDIVDTLACEELVSKTLKLPLLSNSYSSVDKVKSKGMTRKKGVHDVAMEDSPGPILTQEIEWENPRAGSARKVLEEQKTSVLDDISGYARKDGYDKADKTCDSVKADSNTVKGGKALNSELVDPPKQKICLGATSHEQDNMKLSPTKEHTSSGGKRKPTGSQGHGSLTTEVQKESSRVESSSIIKHKQTVNLNNYTNKRDSGNKKLERPFQKAEDRDRDILGDIGESEQEENRTSSLEIHSEDQLKEAHETEKNTSSINSAHNDRLSGKKTEYLLATKSYTRTTVDGASNSANASVAGTSLATAAPTLIIENWVRCDKCQKWRLLPININPADLPEKWLCSMLDWLPAMNRCNVDEDKTTKAVFALYNVPAVESRTNLQSNSGNIMSRLPSANALQPEQNQQSFGSHVMPPAGRKKYSLKEISNATDKDGPTPMKKNMQSSIQSGSLNGVIQSPVVGESGLQHPSKCDLPVKKHKNKSKEKHKLVEHSSDGGDARTSNMKGKRTTEQDSLRASKKIKVESSRLADEDWMFEHAGKSTSNGLPNTSVGKDQPKNSEGSSCKDSKSDKDRQQVSGKRPKTKVGVPLTDGSLDLANCDGGAVSRKREVDDCINSQLYTDSFQSMGNHLQENRVFVKEEFCENDYRREKKARASKSGGKDSSASKSSGTLEKKGRHTKNRQSGQDLDISLSQQRLDGMDSLKRDFGSAEPSLAATSSSSKVSGSHKSKPGFHETKGSPVESVSSSPMRIANPDKLPLTKMNVAGKDESRNACLFVAGSPRRRSDGEDNGGSERSGTIRKKKPSAAVQQGYLESSVLDIQDKDVDQFGVSKAKAPIESSHDIRKGEFINASVDYLGQEVQCAGKSIIMDERHNDESQNDNRGNPNVSYPRKSGKGLSRSKDRNHNFKSGSADEQPDCAPSCEVKSMDGRNKFQELPGVKSNESVNRLDDDKEALRKLSGESSKRENNSSVGQSDAKPDASGGQDLMSTMKQNLLQESNSEGYTKRFHTEKYDRAEIASGRGNTLSLLPAGGTQNEMLTGRPRPVSGSQKGNRADRPQADDALKVQKQVKKADHQNGTQHNSSRNTSGGCRIRDVDAPSPMRKDSSSQAATNALKEAKDLKHLADRLKNSGSNVESTALYFQAALKFLHSASLLESCNSESNKHGDMIQSMQMYSSTAKLCEFCAHEYERLKDMAAASLAYKCMEVAYMRVIYSSHANASRDRRELQTALQMVPPGESPSSSASDVDNLNHPTTAGKVAFPKGVSSPQVAGNHVISARNRPNFVRLLNFAQDVNHAMEASRKSRSTFAAANFSSGGAESGEAITFVKKALDYNFQEVEGVLRLVRVAMEALNH, encoded by the exons ATGGAAGAGGCTGAGCTTGAAGAAGGAGAGGCTTGCTCTTATAGTAACAATTACGATGATTATGATGCGGAAAATGATCTATCTTCTCTCTCTTACATA GATGagaaaattcaacatgttcttGGACATTTTCAAAAGGATTTTGAAGGTGGAGTTTCTGCAGAGAATCTGG GAGCAAAGTTTGGTGGGTATGGATCATTCTTACCGACTTATACACGTTCTCCTAGTTGGCCTCATCCGAAGAGTCCGCCCAAAGTTCAGAGTTCTGATGCACCTAGGTCCCTAAACAATATGTCATTGGAG GATGGCCGTCATAACTCAGCATATCGGGTAAGTGGTTCTGAGTCACTTAGGCCTGGACCACCTCTTTCAAATTTTGTAACCCTCCCTGCTTTGAAGGCATCGTCTGTGAATGATTCGATTCAACAAGAGGTCAGCTTAACATCCACTCATGATGATGAGCTTGCCTCTAAGTGCGATTTTGCAAGCAATAAAGCTGCCAATCTGCCAGACCTGAAGACATTGAAGGTGCGAATCAAAGTGGGTTCAGATAACTTGACACAAAAGAGTGCTGCAATATACAGTGGTCTTGGCCTTGATATTTCACCATCTTCCTCCTTAGAGGAGAGCCCCTCAGAAAGTGAAGGGATGTATCGGCAGATTCAAGATCAGATAATATTTGAATCTCCAACCGGTATTCTTCAG TCTATGACTTCCTTTCCTGTACCTGGGGACACACTGCTATCACCTCTCCCTGATCATCTACTTAACTTgattgtaaagaaaaagattCCAGAAGAGAATAAATCAGATGCTGGAAAGGATGATGGAACATTCTTTGTTGACAATAAAGCAAAGTCAGTGGAGAAAAAAGATTTTCCAGTAGAAAGGAAGAGTAGCAGTAGCAGGGAAACAAGGATTAAGAATGGTCTTATGTTGAAGAAGGAAGTTGATATTGTTGACACATTGGCTTGCGAGGAGCTTGTTTCAAAAACACTGAAGCTTCCTCTCTTATCTAATTCATATTCTTCTGTTGACAAGGTAAAAAGTAAGGGCATGACAAGAAAAAAAGGTGTCCATGATGTTGCTATGGAGGATTCACCAGGGCCAATACTTACCCAAGAGATTGAGTGGGAGAATCCAAGGGCTGGTTCAGCTCGAAAGGTTTTGGAGGAACAAAAGACAAGTGTTCTAGATGATATTTCAGGCTATGCTAGGAAAGATGGGTATGATAAAGCAGACAAAACTTGTGATTCTGTCAAAGCCGACTCTAATACTGTAAAAGGTGGCAAAGCTCTAAATAGCGAATTGGTGGATCCTCCTAAGCAGAAGATCTGCCTGGGAGCTACATCGCATGAGCAAGATAATATGAAGTTATCTCCCACCAAGGAGCATACCTCTTCTGgtggaaaaagaaaaccaacaGGCAGTCAGGGTCATGGCAGTCTAACTACAGAGGTGCAAAAAGAAAGCTCGAGGGTTGAGTCTTCTTCGATTATTAAACATAAGCAGACTGTTAACTTGAACAATTATACAAACAAAAGAGATTCGGgaaacaaaaaattagaaagGCCGTTTCAAAAGGCTGAAGATAGGGATAGAGATATTCTTGGTGATATTGGAGAATCTGAACAGGAAGAGAACCGAACAAGCTCATTGGAAATTCATTCTGAAGATCAGCTGAAGGAAGCTCATGAGACTGAAAAAAACACATCATCAATTAACAGTGCACACAATGATAGACTAAGTGGGAAGAAAACTGAGTATTTATTGGCAACCAAATCATATACTAGAACAACTGTGGATGGTGCATCCAACTCTGCCAATGCGAGTGTTGCTGGAACTTCCCTTGCAACTGCAGCTCCTACATTGATAATTGAAAATTGGGTTCGCTGTGATAAGTGCCAGAAGTGGCGTCTTCTTCCAATAAACATAAATCCTGCTGACTTACCTGAGAAGTGGTTATGCAGCATGCTTGACTGGCT GCCTGCAATGAACCGCTGCAATGTTGATGAGGATAAAACTACAAAAGCTGTTTTCGCATTGTATAATGTTCCTGCTGTAGAGAGTCGAACTAATCTGCAAAGTAATTCTGGCAATATTATGTCTAGATTACCCTCTGCCAATGCTTTGCAACCTGAACAAAACCAACAAAGTTTTGGTTCACATGTCATGCCACCTGCTGGAAGGAAGAAATAcagtttaaaagaaatatcaaatGCCACGGATAAAGATGGGCCAACTCCTATGAAGAAGAACATGCAGTCCTCAATCCAGTCTGGAAGCCTGAATGGTGTGATTCAATCTCCTGTGGTAGGTGAATCTGGTTTACAACATCCAAGTAAATGTGACTTGCCTGtcaagaaacacaaaaataagtcGAAAGAGAAGCATAAATTGGTGGAACATAGTTCTGATGGAG GTGATGCTAGAACTTCAAACATGAAAGGCAAAAGGACCACTGAGCAAGATTCTTTAAGGGCCTCCAAGAAAATTAAGGTTGAAAGTTCTCGTCTTGCCGATGAAGATTGGATGTTTGAGCATGCTGGTAAGAGCACAAGTAATGGTTTGCCTAATACATCAGTAGGAAAGGATCAACCTAAAAACAGCGAAGGATCTTCTTGTAAGGACTCAAAGTCAGATAAGGACAGGCAACAGGTCTCTGGTAAAAGACCAAAGACCAAAGTTGGGGTTCCCTTAACTGATGGATCACTGGATCTGGCAAATTGTGATGGTGGGGCAGTTTCAAGAAAGAGGGAAGTTGATGATTGTATTAATAGTCAATTGTATACAGACTCCTTCCAGAGTATGGGTAATCACCTCCAGGAAAACAGAGTATTTGTGAAGGAAGAGTTCTGCGAGAATGACTACAGGAGGGAAAAGAAGGCCAGGGCATCCAAGTCTGGAGGGAAGGATTCCTCTGCAAGTAAAAGCAGTGGTACACTGGAGAAAAAGGGTAGACACACAAAGAATCGCCAAAGTGGGCAAGATCTAGATATCTCTCTGTCCCAACAGAGGTTAGATGGTATGGACTCATTAAAAAGAGATTTTGGATCTGCTGAACCTTCTTTAGCAGCTACCTCAAGCTCATCTAAAGTTTCTGGCTCACATAAATCAAAACCTGGCTTCCATGAGACCAAAGGCTCACCAGTAGAATCAGTTTCTTCTTCTCCTATGAGAATTGCTAATCCTGATAAACTTCCTTTGACAAAGATGAATGTTGCAGGGAAAGATGAGTCTCGCAATGCTTGTCTTTTTGTTGCAGGTAGTCCTAGAAGACGCTCAGATGGTGAAGATAATGGTGGGAGTGAGAGGTCAGGGACAATAAGGAAGAAAAAACCTTCTGCTGCAGTTCAACAAGGGTACCTTGAGTCCTCTGTACTTGATATTCAGGATAAGGATGTTGATCAATTCGGTGTCAGTAAAGCTAAGGCACCAATTGAATCTTCTCATGATATCAGAAAAGGCGAGTTTATTAATGCTAGTGTTGATTATTTAGGTCAAGAGGTCCAATGTGCTGGTAAATCAATAATAATGGATGAACGCCATAATGACGAAAGTCAGAATGACAATCGTGGCAATCCCAATGTCTCTTATCCAAGAAAATCTGGCAAGGGGTTGTCACGGTCAAAGGACAggaatcataattttaaatctGGTTCTGCTGATGAACAGCCAGATTGTGCTCCTTCCTGTGAAGTAAAATCTATGGATGGTAGAAATAAATTTCAGGAGTTGCCTGGAGTCAAGTCCAATGAAAGTGTGAATAGACTTGATGATGATAAGGAAGCTCTTAGAAAGTTGTCAGGTGAGAGTAGTAAAAGAGAGAATAATTCAAGTGTTGGTCAGTCAGATGCTAAACCAGATGCCTCTGGAGGTCAAGATTTAATGTCAACTATGAAGCAGAATCTTCTGCAGGAAAGCAATAGTGAAGGATATACAAAGAGGTTCCACACTGAAAAATATGATCGTGCAGAAATTGCTTCTGGGAGAGGGAACACGTTATCATTGCTGCCTGCAGGAGGAACTCAAAATGAGATGCTGACTGGTCGCCCCCGCCCAGTTTCTGGGTCCCAAAAGGGAAACAGAGCTGACAGACCACAAGCTGATGATGCACTGAAGGTACAAAAGCAAGTAAAGAAGGCTGATCATCAAAATGGGACTCAACACAATAGTTCAAGAAATACATCAGGTGGATGTAGGATCAGGGATGTTGATGCCCCAAGTCCAATGAGAAAGGATTCCTCAAGTCAGGCAGCTACCAATGCTTTGAAGGAGGCTAAAGATTTAAAGCATCTGGCTGATCGTCTCAAG AATTCTGGATCAAATGTGGAGAGCACAGCACTTTACTTCCAGGCAGCACTGAAGTTTCTTCATAGTGCTTCACTACTAGAATCTTGCAACAGTGAGAGTAACAAACATGGCGATATGATTCAGTCCATGCAAATGTACAGTAGCACCGCAAAACTCTGCGA GTTTTGTGCCCATGAGTATGAGAGACTAAAGGACATGGCTGCTGCCTCTTTGGCCTACAAGTGTATGGAGGTGGCCTATATGAGAGTAATCTATTCCTCCCATGCCAATGCAAGTAGGGACCGGCGCGAGCTGCAGACAGCTTTGCAAATGGTTCCTCCTG GTGAGTCTCCTTCTTCCTCTGCCTCTGATGTTGATAATTTGAATCATCCTACAACAGCAGGCAAAGTTGCTTTTCCCAAAGGTGTTAGCTCTCCCCAGGTTGCTGGAAATCATGTTATTTCTGCTCGAAACCGCCCTAACTTTGTGCGGTTGCTCAACTTT GCGCAGGATGTAAATCATGCAATGGAAGCTTCAAGGAAATCACGAAGTACTTTTGCAGCTGCCAATTTTAGTTCAGGAGGGGCCGAAAGTGGGGAAGCTATAACTTTCGTGAAGAAGGCTCTTGATTATAACTTCCAAGAAGTGGAGGGAGTGCTTCGTTTGGTACGAGTGGCAATGGAAGCCCTTAACCATTAA
- the LOC128034576 gene encoding uncharacterized protein LOC128034576 — protein MQFVYVLPGWEGSVADGRVLRDAISRRHGLKVPHGCYYLVDAGYTNCEGFLTPFRGQRYHLNEWRQGYQPSSPQEFFNMKHVSARNVIERCFGLLKLRWGILRSPSFYPVRVHNRIIIACCLLNNFIRTHMSIDPIEAEVGEGLPTINVVDDDEPNITNIHPSDAWATWSMELANQMFDEWQASRN, from the exons atgcaatttgtttatgttcttcctggttgggaaggttcagttgccgatggacgggttcttcgagatgccattagtagaagacatggattaaaagttcctcatg gttgttattatctagttgatgctggatacacaaattgtgagggatttcttacaccatttagaggacagcgatatcatttgaatgagtggcgtcaaggttatcagccaagttctccgcaagagttttttaatatgaaacatgtctcagcacgtaatgttattgaaagatgctttggcttattaaaacttagatggggaatacttaggagtccatcgttctatcctgtaagggtgcacaatagaattattattgcatgttgtttgctcaataattttattcgaacccatatgagtattgatcccattgaagcggaggtgggagaaggattacctacaattaatgtggtggatgacgatgaaccgaatatcacaaatattcatccatcggatgcttgggctacttggagtatggaactagccaaccaaatgttcgatgaatggcaagcatctagaaattag